The sequence aataatttgatgagttcaatttaatcataccatctgactccatttcaatcacacaagaaaactagcaccaaacaacctgatgctctgataccacttgttgggaagaaacctgttaatgcggaataattcttttccctctttatgtatcaaaatatgttcctcatcaaaataccaacttgatatcaaaatgctaaatcaatcagcacagcatagacaatagagcaataaatcaatcacacagtgagaccaaatatttttaacgtgaaaaacccaatgtgggaaaaaccacgggaccgcagtccacctcaaactttcactatcaataataatgataacaggtttacaatatgtcttctctagaataactagaggatcaaaataacatcaagatcatagatcttggctcaagaatatcaagatcatagatcttggctcaagaatagtatatcttcatcacgtaggatggatctcctaggatggatctcctcaaaagagaattctagatttCACGGAGTGGATATCAtagaaaagtaccttagagaggataaactgcagatcaacaccgttaggattgtagagtttgctgtaaaaattctccacataaaatttgggctgaaactgacaacgtttgaccaccgatcgttaaacagaaaaactcagaaaccttactttctctctcctcttttttctcaTCACGCCGTCGCACGCACGCTGCAATCAGATCTTACTCTCCTCACCTGACCGAGAAGAACAGCGGCGTCGGCGATGAGCCGGTGAGCCTGACCGCCCAGTGCTTGAACAGTTCGGCGCTGTCTCTGGGCATTCTGGCAGTTTTCGAGTCCGAGGTCCCCATCGACGACTCGCCCACCAAGTCCATTTTGCAGAACGAGATCCCCATCGACGACTCGCCCACCAAGTCCATTTTGCAGAACGAGATCCCTATCGACGACTCGCCCACCAAGTCCATTTTGCAGAACGAGATCCCTATCGACGACTCGCCCACCAAGTCCATTTTGCAGAACGAGATCCCTATCGACGACTCACCCACCATGTCCATGTTGCAGAACGCGTCTTCTCTTACCCATCCATCCACGCTTCTCGTCCATccgggttctctctctctctctctctctctctctctctctctctcacgcacacACACAAAAATATACATTGTCATGTCAAGGACGACTACCGCGCCCGGCAATGGAAGACGGTTCCCGTGGAGCTGGAGGACCACGTAAACGTCCCCGTCTTCCCCACGGGCTTAGAAACGTACCACGAATGCGTGCAGGATTACCTTGCCCAGATCGTGTGGGACGAGTTCCCACGGAGCCGGCCGCTGTGGGAGCTCCACATCATGAAGTACCCAACCAACTCAGTTTTTTTCGCAAAGCAAGGCAGGCCATCAAGGCAAAGAGAAGCTCTCCGAAAACGAGGTGGCGTAGGGGTAGAGTAGCTAGCTTCGTTAACTGCCAGAAACATCGATCCAAATTAATAGCGTCACTCCAAAGCAGGAATTCGGATCCACTGCTGTATACTTATCCTCAGACTTGGCGTTGTCTGATTTAGAAGACCATTTATTTGTCTTCTCATAGGTCTGTGTGGAAAACGAGAACGGACGACGACGCATCGATGACTGatgagcaattaattcaaaggaaGCAGCCCAATATTTCTTTTTTGTGGGCCCGACTCTTCAGTCGAGGCTGTTTATTTTGTCCGTCTTCTTCATCTTGTTCGTGGAAGAGGTGTCGATGCCGGGTAACGACACAGGATACGAGTCATGAGAAGAATGCGACATGACTATTAGTATAATTAAGCTTCCTGCTGTACAACGAGCCGCGATAAGTTGCGAATTAAGATCTCACGTCTGGATGTGCTCTACGTTCACAACTTGTCCCACGAGTCGCGGAAAGAGTTAGTCTTACGCCCCCGAGTCAAATGGGACGACGAACGTCGCAATTCAAATGACCCGATTCACCCTCGCAAAACTCAACACGACTGATGACGCGAAACTTACATGAGAAGTATAATTGCTAAACACCAACATGAATCATTCACAATAAACTTCACCGTTCATGTCCTCCTTTATTCGTATACGAGACCCGAACAATAGTATCCGTATCCTCATCGTCGGTACACGACACCTCCCGCTGTGCTTTCAACACCCTACAAAGAACACATAACGGAGATACGACATCCACAAGAATGTGCCAAACTCCATGAACATGAGCAATATGGTGAATCAATCCATGGAATTAGTGGAGAAAGGCACCGCCAAGGATCATGGCAATCAGTCCAAGGGTGATACTTGATGCACTCAcgatagaggaggaggaggggcttGGAGGAGACACAGATTGCGACGGAGATGACTCTGGACCAGATGGGGTTCCACTAGGGGAGctggggggaggaggaggagaacctgAATTGGGTGGCTCTGCTGTTGGAGTAGGAGCGGTGGCTGGAGTTAAAGTGGAAGAAGAAGGGGATGGTGAACGAGCAGGTGATGGAGAAGGAGACTGGGAGATGGATGCCGGAGATGGGGCAGAGGCAGGAGAACCTGAATTGGGCGGCTCTGCTGTTGGAGTAGGAGCGGTGGCTGGAGTTAAAGTGAAAGAAGAAGGGGATGGTGAACGAGCAGGTGATGGAGAAGGAGACTGGGAGATTGATGCCGGAGATGGGGcagagggagaaggagaaggcggAGCAGAGGAAGAAGGAGATGGCGGAAGAGGAGGAGACGAGGCAGGAGAAGACGTGGGGGGCTCGGAGGGAGCTAATGGTGACGGTGAGACAGCAGCCGGTGGAGGGGACGGCGGCGATGGGCTTGGTTTCCCCCCGTTCCTAACagccaacaccaccaccaccagcttcTGGCCCTTCCGGCAGTTGTCCGGGACGCCGCTGATGAAGAAGAACGGTCCCGACCGGTCGAGATTGAACATCGAATCGCCTCCCTCCAACTTCTGGATCGGATTACTCACGTTGCATGCGTCGTAGTCCTGCTTCGTCACCACCAAAACAGAGTCCGTCCCGTTTTTGTATCTAAACACTGTACAAAGGAATCCATCAGTGTATCCGAAACATGGGAACAACAAGCAGCACCGAAGAACCAAATCTTGAATACATACCGAGTGTGTCATTAACCTGGAACCTGTTCCTCCCAGCCCAGTTGTCGTAGCTCTCCGAAGGATTCGACACCCAACCATCTCTCCCGCCGACGTAGAAAACATAAGCCCCGGAAGAAGTCACCAACCCCAGCAAAACCCCTACAAAGACAAGAGAACTGAGCCAACTTTTAGAGATCTCCATCGTTCTCTACAATTCCAGCGGAAGATCGCAGAACGGAGCGATAGGCAAGTCAATGGAGAAGACTCAAACTGCTTGGCTGGGTATAAATAGATTGCACGCAGGTTCACGCATGCCGCGGTGTGGTGACGTGACGGTAAGTTGGCTGCTTCCGAATTACTCTTTTTGCTGGGAGGTATGTTTCGCTTTGGCAAGGATGGATCGGGACGACTCACTGTGGATCGCACCAGAGCCGTGCATCGTGTTCGTGAGGAAATGAACGTCCGAAGACTGCATACATTTCAGCCGCAACGTGTTCGTGAGGAAACGATGCGACGGCCGGCGTGCGAGACACGGATTTCATGCCGTCATCCCGTGTTCACGACGCGTACACCTGTGAAGTTCTTGGACATGATCACGATCGTATTTCGCCGTTGACCGACTTGCGGCTCGTGGGAACTCCATTGGCTACGTTGGGGCACACAGCGGTTGGATTCATATCAGAGGGTGGAGATGTAGGACAAGTGCCATTTTGTTTTATGTGTCGGTGGGCTCCAACGTTGCCGATCAACCACATAAATGAGGTCTGACCGGATTATGACACGTCTCGAGTCCATTAAATGTCGGCCGCAAGCCCGTGGAGAACATTGCCCTTGCCAACCAACGCCACGATCACGATGACGAGACGCCCAGCATCGTTGACCACGCAACGATGATGatcttttataatattattattatactaaCAATTCAACAATGAGTTGTTACTATGTGATATCAATGTCACTTAAAGATACATAAAGAGCAAATTTTATAGAGTTTTTA comes from Musa acuminata AAA Group cultivar baxijiao chromosome BXJ3-3, Cavendish_Baxijiao_AAA, whole genome shotgun sequence and encodes:
- the LOC135632352 gene encoding early nodulin-like protein 3, with the protein product MEISKSWLSSLVFVGVLLGLVTSSGAYVFYVGGRDGWVSNPSESYDNWAGRNRFQVNDTLVFRYKNGTDSVLVVTKQDYDACNVSNPIQKLEGGDSMFNLDRSGPFFFISGVPDNCRKGQKLVVVVLAVRNGGKPSPSPPSPPPAAVSPSPLAPSEPPTSSPASSPPLPPSPSSSAPPSPSPSAPSPASISQSPSPSPARSPSPSSFTLTPATAPTPTAEPPNSGSPASAPSPASISQSPSPSPARSPSPSSSTLTPATAPTPTAEPPNSGSPPPPPSSPSGTPSGPESSPSQSVSPPSPSSSSIVSASSITLGLIAMILGGAFLH